One Xenopus tropicalis strain Nigerian chromosome 8, UCB_Xtro_10.0, whole genome shotgun sequence genomic window carries:
- the LOC116406862 gene encoding tripartite motif-containing protein 12A-like has protein sequence MAAADMRVELTCSICLSIYIDPVSLPCGHNFCQGCIERSWDSQGSGAYSCPECRAGHQERPTLQRNRTLGNIAEQFLSTHPEHDGTETSGNRRCSAHNEPLIYYCTIDGALACMTCCLAGEHWGHRALVLSEASQRQRQTLRDDLRNLNLGREVNERGAQRLQERIKEVESKAAGETERVAAYFRDIRERMEAFEAQLTSDISGQKERLLQPFTSQISQLERENDELSKRIHDIEELSYIRDPLTFLQALKSAGVVGTESGGTGRGEIPIPNVGDMDVARISDTLVPGLAGIVQQVTHRRLYGQNAAHMFLDPGRAGPNIRVSGDRKLAYHEDHIQRPYIPERYQDAQVLSSAVFNSGHHYWDVDASEFGDVRLGVVYTSGGTHPFIGDDYKSWCLFRCFNNTAFLVKHSNMHLTLPHVPSSCRRFRVSLDYKAGQLSFYELSEPIRRLHTYTAKFTEPLRAAFWVWRYESNDAWLRILS, from the coding sequence ATGGCGGCTGCTGATATGAGAGTCGAGCTGacctgctccatctgcctgagcatttatatTGATCCCGtgtccctgccctgtggccataacttctgccagGGCTGCATTGAGAGATCATGGGACTCTCAGGGATCCggggcttattcctgccctgaatgcagagcgGGGCATCAGGAGCGCCCAACCTTACAGAGGAACAGAACCCTGGGGAACATAGCAGAGCAATTCCTTTCTACTCACCCAGAGCATGATGGGACTGAGACCTCTGGGAATAGAAGATGCTCTGCACACAATGAGCCCCTAATTTATTACTGCACTATTGACGGGGCCCTTGCCTGTATgacctgctgcctggccggggagcATTGGGGCCACAGGGCCCTggtgctgagtgaggcctctcaGAGGCAGAGACAGACCCTGAGGGATGATCTGAGAAATCTAAACCTTGGGAGAGAGGTGaatgagagaggagcccagaggctgcaggagcgcattAAAGAAGTGGAATCGAAGGCAGCTGGCGAGACAGAGAGAGTCGCTGCCTATTTCAGGGACATCAGGGAGCGGATGGAAGCCTTCGAGGCCCAACTCACAAGTGACATCTCCGGGCAGAAAGAGAGGCTTTTACAGCCATTCACAAGTCAAATTTCCCAGCTGGAAAGAGAGAATGATGAGCTGTCCAAGAGGATCCATGACATTGAGGAGCTGAGTTACATAAGAGACCCACTCACGTTCCTACAGGCGCTGAAATCAGCTGGAGTTGTGGGGACAGAGAGTGGGGGCACAGGGAGAGGGGAAATACCGATCCCTAATGTAGGGGATATGGATGTGGCTCGGATCTCAGATACATTAGTCCCAGGCTTGGCCGGGATTGTGCAGCAGGTAACACACAGGAGGCTCTATGGGCAGAATGCAGCACACATGTTCCTGGACCCGGGCAGGGCTGGGCCGAATATACGGGTATCGGGGGACAGGAAACTGGCGTACCACGAGGATCATATCCAAAGGCCATATATACCAGAGAGGTATCAGGATGCTCAGGTTTTAAGCAGCGCAGTTTTCAACTCGGGGCACCATTACTGGGATGTGGATGCCAGTGAATTTGGGGACGTGAGATTAGGGGTGGTTTATACCAGTGGGGGGACACATCCTTTCATTGGGGATGATTATAAGTCCTGGTGTTTGTTTAGATGCTTTAATAATACAGCATTCTTAGTGAAACACAGTAATATGCACCTAACGTTACCCCACGTCCCGTCCTCCTGCAGGAGATTCCGGGTCTCGCTGGACTACAAGGCCGGGCaactgtccttttatgagctgagtgagccaatcaggcgcttacacacctACACTGCCAAATTCACTGAGCCCCTCcgtgctgcattctgggtatggaGATATGAATCAAATGATGCCTGGCTGAGAATCCTTAGTTAG
- the LOC100495931 gene encoding E3 ubiquitin-protein ligase TRIM7, with product MAAAGLGDHLTCSICLSIYTDPVSLPCGHNFCQGCIGRSWDSQEGSGAYSCPECRAGHPERPALQRNRTLGNIAEQFLSTHPEHDGTETSGNRRCSAHKKILEYYCPKDGTCVCVSCCLAGEHRGHKVELLSEASQRQRQTLRKDLRNLNLGREVNERGAQRLQERIKEVESKAAGETERVAAYFRDIRERMEAFEAQLTSDISGQKERLLQPFTSQISQLERETDELSKRIHDIEELSYIRDPLTFLQALKSAGVVGTESGGTGRGEIPIPNVGDMDVARVSDTLVPGLAGIVQQVIHSRLYGQRATNLLLDSTRAGANICVSEDRKYANYEDNFQQPNIPEKYKDVQVLSTRIFTSGRHYWDVMGSESGNWWVGVAYPSIEKKGEESCIGNNNKFWCLHRRRDAYSVRHNSKVTDLRLRALCSRIRVSLDYEAGRLSFYELSEPIRHLHTYTAQFTEPLHAAFWVWRWKSDDVWVNIIS from the coding sequence ATGGCGGCTGCTGGTCTTGGAGATCATCTcacctgctccatctgcctgagcatttatactgatcccgtgtccctgccctgtggccataacttctgccagGGCTGCATTGGGAGATCATGGGACTCTCAGGAGGGATCCggggcttattcctgccctgaatgcagagcgGGGCATCCGGAGCGCCCAGCCTTACAGAGGAACAGAACCCTGGGGAACATAGCAGAGCAATTCCTTTCTACTCACCCAGAGCATGATGGGACTGAGACCTCTGGGAATAGAAGATGCTCTGCACACAAAAAGATCCTGGAGTATTACTGCCCTAAGGATGGtacctgtgtctgtgtgtcttgCTGCCTGGCTGGGGAGCACCGGGGCCACaaggtggagctgctgagtgaggcctctcaGAGGCAGAGACAGACCCTGAGGAAGGATCTGAGAAATCTAAACCTTGGGAGAGAGGTGaatgagagaggagcccagaggctgcaggagcgcattAAAGAAGTGGAATCGAAGGCAGCCGGCGAGACAGAGAGAGTCGCTGCCTATTTCAGGGACATCAGGGAGCGGATGGAAGCCTTCGAGGCCCAACTCACAAGTGACATCTCCGGGCAGAAAGAGAGGCTTTTACAGCCATTCACAAGTCAAATTTCCCAGCTGGAAAGAGAGACAGACGAGCTGTCTAAGAGGATCCATGACATCGAAGAGCTGAGTTACATAAGAGACCCACTCACGTTCCTACAGGCGCTGAAATCAGCTGGAGTTGTGGGGACAGAGAGTGGGGGCACAGGGAGAGGGGAAATACCGATCCCTAATGTAGGGGATATGGATGTGGCTCGGGTCTCTGATACATTAGTCCCAGGCTTGGCCGGGATTGTGCAGCAGGTAATACACAGTAGGCTCTATGGGCAGAGGGCAACAAACCTGTTACTGGATTCAACCAGGGCTGGGGCAAATATCTGTGTATCAGAGgacagaaaatatgcaaactaTGAAGATAATTTCCAGCAGCCAAATATACCCGAGAAGTATAAGGATGTGCAGGTTTTAAGCACTAGAATTTTcacctcagggcgacattactgggatgTTATGGGCAGTGAATCAGGCAACTGGTGGGTCggggtggcctatcccagtatagagaagAAAGGAGAGGAGTCCTGTATTGGGAATAATAATAAGTTCTGGTGTTTGCACAGAAGGCGGGATGCTTATTCAGTGAGGCACAACAGTAAAGTTACTGATTTACGTCTTAGAGCTCTGTGCAGTAGGATCAGGGTCTCATTGGACTacgaggccggacgcctgtctttttatgagctgagtgagccaatcaggcacttacacacctacaCTGCCCAATTCACTGAGCCCCtccatgctgcattctgggtatggaGATGGAAGTCAGATGATGTCTGGGTGAATATCATTAGTTAG